The stretch of DNA GCATGGTGACCATGCTGACCACGGCGAAGGCTTCGTTGATCTCGAAGAGATCCACCTCGTCGAGGCTCCAGCCGGTGCGCTCAAGCAGCTTGTGGATGGCACCGATGGGCGCGGTCGGGAACAGATTCGGGGCATCGGCAAACACGGCGTGCCCATGAATCACGGCCTGCGGTTTGAGGCCATGCTGGTCGGCGTATGAGCGGCGAGTCAGCACCAGTGCCGCTGCACCATCAGAGATCGAACTGGAGTTGGCTGCCGTCACGGTGCCGCCCTCACGGAACGCCGGCTTGAGGGACGGAATCTTCTCCGGCATCGCCTTGGGAGGCTGCTCGTCGTCGCGGATGGTGCGCTGCTCGCGTCCCTGCGTGACGTCGAGCGGCACGATTTCAGTGGCGAACCGGCCGCTGGTGATTGCATCGCGGGCACGCTGTAGTGAAGTCAGCGCGTAGGCGTCCTGCTCTTCGCGGCTAAAGCCGTGATTCTGCGCGCAATCTTCGGCGAAGGTGCCCATCAGCCGGCCTTTGTCGTAGGCGTCTTCGAGGCCGTCGAGAAACATGTGGTCAAGCACCTTCCCGTGGCCCATGCGGTAGCCGCTGCGCGCCTTTTCCAGCAGATAGGGGGCGTTGGACATGCTCTCCATGCCGCCCGCGACGAT from Pseudomonas sp. DNDY-54 encodes:
- a CDS encoding acetyl-CoA C-acyltransferase yields the protein MNNDPIVILGSARTPMGGFQGDLKSVSAPELGAAAIRAAVERSGVASEQVQEVLMGCVLPAGLGQAPARQAALGAGLGKATASTTLNKMCGSGMQAAILAHDALRAGSVDLIVAGGMESMSNAPYLLEKARSGYRMGHGKVLDHMFLDGLEDAYDKGRLMGTFAEDCAQNHGFSREEQDAYALTSLQRARDAITSGRFATEIVPLDVTQGREQRTIRDDEQPPKAMPEKIPSLKPAFREGGTVTAANSSSISDGAAALVLTRRSYADQHGLKPQAVIHGHAVFADAPNLFPTAPIGAIHKLLERTGWSLDEVDLFEINEAFAVVSMVTMRELGLDHAKVNVNGGACALGHPIGASGARILVTLIAALRDRGLRKGIAAICIGGGEATAMAVELLD